CACCGGGCAGCGGCGCGATGGCACGGGCGTGCTGTATTATCATGCGCGGTATTATGATCCGGTGCTAGCGCGGTTCATCTCGGCGGATACGATCGCGCCTGGCTCCGGCGCGCTCACGCTCTGGCCGAGTGATGCCACGGCTGTGCCGCTGTTTGCCCAGGCGAACGCACCGGGACCGCAGAACCCGCAGGAACTGAACCGCTACGCGTACGTTAACAACAATCCTGTCCGGCATACCGACCCGACCGGGCACTGGCTGGAAAGTGCGCTCGACGTGGCAGCGATCAGCTACGACCTCTACGACATCAGCCAGAACGGCCTGACGTGGACAAGCGGGCTGGCACTAGCTGCCGACGTGGTCAGCCTCGCCTTACCCGTCGTGGCCGGTGGTGGCATGGCCGTGCGTGCTGTTGCCCATGCCGATGACGTAGCGAAGGTCGTCACGAAGAGTGACAAAGCGGCGGATGCCGCCAAAGTCATCGCCAAGACCGGCTGTAGCTTCAGCGCCGATACGCCCGTGGCAACCATCGAGGGAGCCGTACCGATTGGCGCGATCGAGGTCGGGGAGCAGGTACTGGCGTATGACGAGGCGACGGGCACGACCGGCAGTTACACCGTCACCGCTGTGCTGGTCCATGCCGATCCCGTCATAACCTACCTGACGATTGCCGGCGAGGAAGTTGCGACGACACCGGAGCACCCCTTCTACCCGCGGGAGCGGACCTGGGTCGAAGCTGGAAGCTTGTGGGTTGGCGCACAGGTGCGGCGGGCGGACGGGAGCTACGGCGTGGTGCAGGCGATCCGCGTTGAGGCACGCCCGCACATCATGTACAATCTGACCGTTGCAACCGCACACACCTTCTTCGTTGGCGACCAGCAGTGGCTGGTGCATAATTCGTGCGGTAAGCCGATTGTTGTTGAGCACCCATCAAAACGTGCAGCTCGTCGAGCGGCTGAGCGGGAAGCAGGTATGGGTAAGCATGGTAGTCGTGAAGTACTAGAGCCTGAGGAGTTTAACCCTGGATCTCGTCCTCCATCTGGGGATCCTGGCAAACGACAACGAGTCCGAAGTCCTGAAACCGGTCGTATTGTACACCACGATCCTTGGGGGCATAAATGGCCTGACGGATCAACTATCCCCCCACATTATGGAGTGGACTATCCAAGAAGTCGGCCAACCACCCATCATACTTATCCATCGAAACACGATCCCCGGAAAAACAGGTAAAACCATGTTAGTGTGTGGACAAGAAGAACCAATCCAAGTAAATGAACAAGTGTATGCTCTTACGGAAGAAACCGGAGAGATTAGTCTCAGCCGTATTCAAAACACGTGCATCAATCGATACAGTTTTGTGTGGCTTGGAGAATCAAGTGAGGCAGTAAATGCTTTTTTACGACTCCTCCAATCAATTCGCAACTCTAT
This is a stretch of genomic DNA from Kallotenue papyrolyticum. It encodes these proteins:
- a CDS encoding polymorphic toxin-type HINT domain-containing protein — encoded protein: MSLATNASGGVVRRQEFDPWGAIRSGGISQTSLNDTGQRRDGTGVLYYHARYYDPVLARFISADTIAPGSGALTLWPSDATAVPLFAQANAPGPQNPQELNRYAYVNNNPVRHTDPTGHWLESALDVAAISYDLYDISQNGLTWTSGLALAADVVSLALPVVAGGGMAVRAVAHADDVAKVVTKSDKAADAAKVIAKTGCSFSADTPVATIEGAVPIGAIEVGEQVLAYDEATGTTGSYTVTAVLVHADPVITYLTIAGEEVATTPEHPFYPRERTWVEAGSLWVGAQVRRADGSYGVVQAIRVEARPHIMYNLTVATAHTFFVGDQQWLVHNSCGKPIVVEHPSKRAARRAAEREAGMGKHGSREVLEPEEFNPGSRPPSGDPGKRQRVRSPETGRIVHHDPWGHKWPDGSTIPPHYGVDYPRSRPTTHHTYPSKHDPRKNR